In Miscanthus floridulus cultivar M001 chromosome 5, ASM1932011v1, whole genome shotgun sequence, one genomic interval encodes:
- the LOC136449927 gene encoding uncharacterized protein, protein MAAAAADTSEASAAGIALAEANINWERLDKTRFHVIGAILFTAQQGALHPTAVVKTRMQVAEGGLAHMSGFTVFRRILRSDGIPGIFRGFGTSAVGALPGRVLALTSLEISKEMTFKYCEHFDMSEASRIAVANGVAGLMSSICSCSYFVPLDVICQRLMVQGLPGMATYRGPFDVINKVVRTEGIRGLYRGFGITMLTQSPASALWWSAYGGAQHAIWRSLGYGKDSPTKPSQSELVAVQATAGTIAGACSSIITTPIDTIKTRLQVMDNYGKGRPSVMKTTRLLLDEDGWRGFYRGFGPRFLNMSLWGTSMIVTYELIKRLSVKSE, encoded by the exons atggcggcggcggcggcggataccTCGGAGGCGTCCGCGGCCGGGATCGCGCTCGCGGAGGCCAACATCAACTGGGAGAG GTTGGACAAGACGAGGTTTCATGTGATTGGAGCTATCCTGTTTACGGCCCAGCAAGGTGCTCTGCACCCGACAGCTGTTGTGAAGACTAGGATGCAGGTTGCTGAAGGGGGACTTGCACATATGTCTGGGTTTACTGTTTTTAGGAGGATATTGAGAAGCGATGGCATCCCTGGCATTTTCAGAGGATTTGGCACCTCTGCTGTTGGAGCCCTACCTGGGCGAGTGCTAGCTCTAACATCACTGGAGATCTCTAAAGAAATGACGTTTAAGTATTGTGAACATTTTGATATGTCAGAGGCCTCACGAATTGCTGTAGCAAATGGCGTTGCAGGCCTGATGTCGAGTATCTGTTCATGCTCATATTTTGTTCCTCTAGATGTG ATTTGCCAAAGGCTCATGGTTCAAGGATTGCCAGGGATGGCAACATACAGGGGCCCATTTGATGTGATAAATAAGGTTGTCAGAACAGAAGGGATCCGGGGGCTTTACCGAGGTTTTGGAATCACTATGTTGACTCAGTCGCCAGCTTCAGCCCTTTGGTGGAGTGCATATGGTGGTGCTCAACATGCTATTTGGAG GAGTTTGGGTTATGGAAAAGACTCGCCAACAAAACCATCTCAATCAGAACTTGTTGCTGTCCAAGCGACAGCAGGAACAATTGCTGGTGCTTGCTCATCGATTATCACAACTCCAATAGATACCATCAAGACTCGGCTTCAG GTTATGGACAACTATGGTAAGGGTAGGCCTTCTGTCATGAAAACTACCAGGCTGCTGCTTGATGAAGATGGCTGGAGGGGGTTTTATAGAGGTTTTGGGCCGAGGTTTCTTAACATGTCTCTCTGGGGCACATCAATGATCGTGACATATGAGCTCATAA AGAGGCTATCCGTGAAGTCTGAATGA